In Amaranthus tricolor cultivar Red isolate AtriRed21 chromosome 5, ASM2621246v1, whole genome shotgun sequence, a genomic segment contains:
- the LOC130812607 gene encoding cytochrome P450 94C1 has translation MEFSPLLSWLLNPINTNNTFYYIFFFSSTISFSLFSYFLFAKKFMNHIFPSCKCEICQSFITSSWREKFTNLPDWYTYLLTNSPTKTIHIHILNNTIIANPKNVEYILRTNFDNYPKGKAMSTILGDLLGQGIFVVDGEHWRFQRKLASLELGSVSVRAYAQEVVGKEIKDHLVPNLMTKSLIDLADVFKRFSFVNVCKFTFGIDDPLDLARLAEAFDVSSRLSAERALSPSWLVWKYKRFFNIGPEKKLKDAIRKVNVLAENIMKERRKKGFHKSDLLSRFMGSLSDDKYVRDIVVSFLLAGRDTVASGLTMFFYLMARNPLAEARILDEINRVMSGSTSRIAIPTIEEMKEMHYLQAALHETLRLYPPVQMDSKFAKNEDVLPDGTRVKKGTRVAYHPYAMGRMENLWGPNCLEFKPERWLDNRGVFIPENPYKYPIFQAGVRVCLGRDMALLSMKVVAVALMRRFHIKLADPNWVPHFVSGLSASLKEGMSVVVTERLV, from the coding sequence ATGGAGTTCTCCCCTCTTCTATCATGGCTTCTCAATCCAATAAATACCAACAACACCTTTTACTACATCTTCTTTTTCTCCTCTACAATATCCTTCTCTCTTTTCTCATACTTCCTATTCGCTAAAAAATTCATGAACCACATATTCCCTTCATGTAAGTGTGAGATTTGCCAATCTTTCATAACCTCAAGTTGGAGAGAAAAATTCACAAATCTCCCTGATTGGTATACATATCTTTTAACCAATTCTCCTACAAAAACAATCCATATTCATATTCTAAATAATACCATTATTGCCAATCCTAAAAATGTTGAGTACATTCTTAGAACCAATTTTGATAACTATCCCAAAGGCAAGGCCATGTCAACCATCCTAGGGGACTTGTTAGGCCAAGGGATTTTCGTCGTTGACGGCGAGCATTGGAGGTTCCAAAGAAAACTAGCTAGTCTTGAGCTAGGCTCGGTCAGTGTCCGAGCCTATGCTCAAGAAGTCGTAGGTAAGGAGATAAAGGATCACCTTGTCCCAAATTTAATGACCAAGTCTTTAATAGACTTGGCGGATGTATTTAAACGATTCTCTTTTGTTAATGTTTGCAAATTTACTTTTGGGATTGATGACCCGTTGGACCTAGCCCGGCTTGCTGAGGCTTTTGATGTGTCTTCGAGGTTATCTGCGGAACGGGCCTTGAGCCCTTCTTGGCTAGTTTGGAAGTACAAGAGGTTTTTTAACATTGGGCccgaaaaaaagcttaaagatgCTATTAGAAAAGTCAACGTTCTTGCGGAGAATATTATGAAAGAGAGGAGAAAAAAGGGTTTCCATAAAAGTGATTTATTATCAAGATTTATGGGAAGTTTATCGGATGATAAGTATGTAAGAGATATTGTTGTTAGTTTTCTCTTAGCGGGCCGAGATACGGTTGCTTCGGGCCTTACAATGTTTTTCTATCTTATGGCCCGAAACCCACTAGCTGAGGCCCGGATACTTGATGAGATTAACCGGGTCATGAGTGGGTCCACTTCGAGAATTGCAATTCCCACTATTGAGGAAATGAAGGAAATGCATTATCTTCAAGCGGCTCTTCATGAGACATTGAGATTGTACCCACCGGTACAAATGGATTCCAAGTTTGCAAAAAATGAGGATGTTTTACCCGACGGGACACGTGTGAAGAAGGGTACTCGGGTTGCGTACCACCCATATGCAATGGGCAGGATGGAGAATCTTTGGGGCCCGAATTGTTTAGAGTTTAAGCCCGAAAGATGGTTAGATAACCGCGGAGTATTCATACCCGAAAACCCTTACAAATACCCGATTTTTCAAGCCGGGGTAAGGGTATGTTTGGGTAGGGACATGGCCCTATTGTCCATGAAAGTTGTTGCTGTTGCTCTAATGAGACGATTTCATATAAAACTAGCTGATCCAAATTGGGTCCCACACTTTGTTTCGGGGCTTTCCGCAAGCCTCAAAGAAGGCATGTCGGTAGTAGTAACGGAACGCTTGGTTTAA
- the LOC130812608 gene encoding uncharacterized protein LOC130812608, translating into MKRASVVTVIVLLALVLADAAPEYPKDVPNGPKNDKDVPNGPKNDKDVPNGPKIDKDVPNGPKDKDVPNGPKDKDVPNGPKDKSPAYSPPPPVYSPPLPPTPVITPTPPSPVPTPTPPSPTPPTPSSSTSPKQVRCKDKYYSGCYFRQFTCPADCPQTCQVDCVTCSPVCDCNRPGAVCQDPRFVGADGITFYFHGKKDQDFCLVTDSNLHINAHFIGKRNPNMGRDFTWVQALGILFDDHKLYIGAQKTSTWNDANDRLSLSFDDQPIELAENDGASWQSNNNDVTITRLRTTNAVEIKAEGKFKIKAVVVPITEKDSLIHKYGITQEDCFAHLDLSFKFYSLSGDVNGVLGQTYGSNYVSRVKLGVSMPVLGGEKEFYSSGIFKTDCLASKFIGNGNGNGNEIGNEFADLNCASGFSGRGVVCRR; encoded by the exons ATGAAGCGAGCTAGTGTAGTGACGGTGATCGTCCTCCTTGCGTTGGTATTGGCTGACGCCGCGCCGGAGTATCCTAAGGATGTTCCCAATGGGCCTAAAAATGATAAGGATGTGCCTAATGGGCCCAAGAATGATAAGGATGTGCCAAATGGGCCTAAGATTGATAAGGATGTGCCTAATGGGCCAAAGGATAAGGATGTTCCCAATGGGCCAAAGGATAAGGATGTTCCCAATGGGCCAAAGGATAAGTCTCCTGCCTACTCACCACCACCACCTGTGTACTCGCCGCCACTGCCACCAACACCTGTGATCACCCCAACACCACCCAGCCCAGTCCCCACCCCAACCCCACCTTCACCCACCCCACCAACACCTTCATCATCAACCAGTCCAAAACAAGTGAGGTGCAAGGATAAGTACTATTCAGGTTGCTACTTCAGGCAGTTTACTTGTCCTGCTGATTGTCCACAGACTTGTCAAGTTGACTGTGTCACTTGTAGTCCTGTTTGTG ACTGTAACAGACCAGGTGCAGTATGCCAAGACCCAAGGTTCGTAGGAGCAGACGGTATCACCTTCTACTTCCACGGCAAAAAAGACCAAGATTTCTGTCTCGTCACCGACTCAAACCTCCACATCAACGCCCACTTCATCGGTAAACGCAACCCCAACATGGGCCGAGACTTCACATGGGTCCAAGCCCTCGGAATCCTCTTTGACGACCACAAACTCTACATTGGAGCCCAAAAGACCAGTACCTGGAACGACGCCAATGACCgtctttctctctcctttgaCGATCAACCCATCGAGCTGGCAGAAAACGATGGTGCCAGCTGGCAGTCAAATAACAATGATGTCACAATCACCCGACTTAGAACAACAAATGCAGTGGAAATTAAAGCAGAAGGAAAGTTCAAGATTAAGGCAGTGGTTGTTCCGATTACTGAAAAGGATTCTTTGATTCATAAATATGGAATTACCCAAGAAGATTGTTTTGCTCATCTTGATTTGAGTTTTAAGTTTTATTCATTAAGTGGGGATGTTAATGGAGTTTTAGGGCAAACTTATGGAAGTAATTATGTTAGTAGAGTTAAATTGGGTGTTTCAATGCCTGTTTTGGGTGGGGAAAAGGAGTTTTATTCGTCGGGGATTTTTAAGACGGATTGTCTTGCTTCTAAGTTTATTGGGAATGGGAATGGGAATGGGAATGAGATTGGGAATGAGTTTGCTGATCTTAACTGTGCTTCTGGGTTTAGTGGCCGGGGAGTCGTCTGCAGGcgttga
- the LOC130812609 gene encoding uncharacterized protein LOC130812609, with amino-acid sequence MNMTGKAALILTVLILAGMTVAEATLSTPKHKPMKVRCKQHSPCFNKQMYCPSSCPRSCSVDCDKCQTVCAPGSMIPPPNPKIQKPKKVQCKDKRFRACYNKPLFCPAACPLTCTVNCATCKPVCGVVNPPVSSTPKRVRCMDKNYPACYYREFTCPAACPQTCQVDSVTCSPVCNCNKPGAVCQDPRFIGADGITFYFHGKKDQDFCLVTDSNLHINAHLIGKHESNMGRDFTWVQSLGILFDHHKLYIGALKTSTWNDAMDRLSISLDYQPISIPEIEGARWNATISGLTITRSRATNAVVVEAEGKFKIKAAVVPITEKESMIHNYGIIPEQDCFAHLDLSFKFYSLSDDVNGVLGQTYASNYVSRVKMGVVNPVLGGEREFHSSGLFATDCAVANFNGNGNGNHSIGMDFGDLNCASGTSSRGIVCKR; translated from the exons ATGAATATGACGGGCAAAGCGGCATTGATACTAACTGTCCTCATACTTGCTGGTATGACAGTTGCAGAAGCAACCCTGTCAACACCCAAACACAAGCCTATGAAAGTGAGGTGTAAACAGCATTCACCATGTTTTAACAAACAAATGTATTGTCCATCTTCGTGTCCTCGTTCTTGTTCAGTTGATTGCGACAAATGTCAGACTGTTTGTGCACCCGGATCAATGATCCCCCCACCAAATCCGAAGATCCAAAAGCCTAAGAAAGTGCAATGCAAGGATAAGAGATTCCGCGCTTGCTATAACAAGCCGCTTTTCTGTCCTGCCGCTTGTCCACTTACTTGTACTGTTAATTGTGCAACATGTAAGCCTGTCTGTGGTGTGGTGAACCCACCAGTTTCGTCGACTCCTAAGCGTGTTAGATGTATGGATAAGAATTATCCGGCGTGTTATTACAGGGAGTTTACTTGCCCTGCAGCCTGTCCTCAGACTTGTCAGGTTGACAGTGTCACTTGTAGTCCTGTTTGCA ATTGCAACAAACCGGGAGCAGTGTGCCAGGATCCAAGATTCATAGGAGCAGATGGCATAACATTCTACTTCCACGGAAAAAAAGACCAAGATTTCTGTCTTGTTACAGACTCCAATCTCCACATAAACGCTCATTTGATAGGAAAACATGAATCCAACATGGGAAGAGACTTCACTTGGGTTCAATCCTTAGGCATCCTTTTCGACCACCATAAGCTTTACATCGGAGCACTCAAGACCTCCACATGGAACGATGCCATGGACCGTCTTTCCATCTCCCTCGACTACCAACCCATTAGCATACCAGAAATCGAGGGTGCCAGATGGAATGCAACGATTAGTGGACTAACCATTACAAGATCAAGGGCTACGAATGCAGTGGTGGTTGAGGCAGAAGGTAAGTTCAAGATCAAGGCCGCGGTGGTTCCAATAACAGAGAAAGAATCGATGATACACAATTACGGTATTATCCCTGAACAGGATTGCTTTGCACATCTTGATTTGAGCTTCAAGTTTTACTCATTGAGTGATGATGTGAATGGTGTTTTAGGCCAAACTTATGCAAGTAATTATGTGAGCCGGGTCAAAATGGGTGTAGTGAATCCTGTTCTTGGTGGGGAAAGGGAATTCCATTCCTCTGGATTGTTTGCTACTGATTGTGCAGTTGCTAACTTCAATGGGAATGGGAATGGAAATCATTCAATCGGAATGGATTTTGGTGATCTAAACTGTGCTTCTGGTACTAGTAGCAGGGGAATTGTTTGCAAGCGTTGA